The Chryseobacterium nakagawai genome has a segment encoding these proteins:
- a CDS encoding rhomboid family intramembrane serine protease, with translation MFNNIPPITRNIIIINIVVYLIANFLYYPSLYNTLSGFYPFSPNFKSWQIITHMFMHAPFREPGGFMHILFNMFTLFSFGPVLEQVLGEKKYILLYFASGLGSFFLFNLWNFVEAQQIISALQSLGLNTDAYISGAGVQLSGNADTVLKQRDLLGSLDAILKTPMMGASGAIFGVVAAFATLYPDAKIGIMFIPVPIKVKYLLPIIVVISIYLGVSGNGGGIAHLAHVGGALVGWLLARNWKKHLYRFN, from the coding sequence ATGTTTAACAATATACCACCCATTACAAGGAATATTATCATTATCAATATTGTAGTCTACTTGATAGCGAATTTTTTATACTATCCAAGTTTATACAATACGCTTTCAGGGTTCTATCCTTTTTCTCCTAATTTTAAATCGTGGCAGATTATTACACATATGTTTATGCATGCTCCATTTAGGGAACCTGGCGGGTTTATGCATATTTTATTCAATATGTTTACATTATTCAGTTTTGGGCCGGTTTTAGAACAGGTTCTGGGCGAAAAAAAATATATATTATTATACTTTGCCAGTGGATTAGGATCGTTTTTCCTATTTAATTTATGGAATTTTGTAGAAGCACAGCAAATCATTTCGGCTTTACAAAGTTTGGGATTAAATACAGATGCTTATATATCTGGGGCAGGGGTACAGCTGTCAGGAAATGCTGATACTGTTCTAAAACAAAGAGATTTACTAGGGAGTTTAGATGCTATTTTAAAAACTCCAATGATGGGAGCTTCTGGCGCTATATTTGGTGTAGTTGCTGCCTTTGCAACACTGTATCCTGATGCAAAAATTGGAATTATGTTTATTCCAGTTCCGATTAAAGTAAAATATTTATTGCCAATTATTGTCGTTATTTCTATTTATTTGGGAGTTTCCGGGAATGGAGGTGGAATTGCTCACCTTGCACACGTTGGTGGTGCTTTAGTAGGCTGGCTTTTAGCTAGAAACTGGAAGAAGCATTTATATAGATTCAATTAA
- the ftsA gene encoding cell division protein FtsA, producing MENQEYSVGLDIGTTKIVAIVGRRNAHGKIEVLGVGKAKSLGVHKGIVNNISQTINSIKAAVSEAQSSAGVPIRKVTVGIAGKHIRSLQHSDYIMREHPDKFITDDDIEALKDQVKKLVMLPGEEIIHVLPQEYKVDSEGEIQEPVGMHGKRLEANFHVVVGQMGSIRNIARCVREAGLEMEALTLEPLASSEAVLTKEEKEAGVAIVDIGGGTTDIAIFKDNIIRHTCVIPYGGGIITEDIKEGCSIIEKHAEQLKVKFGSAVPELEKDSTFVTIPGLHGRPDKEISLKTLAQIINARVEEVLEMVNTELKAYGAFEQKKKLIAGIVLTGGGSNLKHLRQLANYTTGFDSRIGFANEYIANDKNQYLKGPEFATSIGLLMESLKIRDKKQTVDDIEEVVKEQTKPETAAVQTETVQPVQHTATPVQEQLAADQKQENRKAKLTFGQSLMEKVKKFFEEVE from the coding sequence ATGGAAAATCAAGAGTATTCAGTAGGTCTGGACATCGGGACAACAAAGATAGTCGCGATTGTCGGAAGAAGGAATGCACACGGGAAAATAGAAGTTCTCGGTGTAGGAAAAGCTAAAAGTCTTGGTGTTCATAAAGGTATTGTGAATAATATTTCACAAACTATTAATTCAATCAAGGCTGCAGTATCCGAGGCACAATCAAGTGCTGGGGTTCCTATCCGCAAAGTTACGGTAGGTATTGCAGGAAAACACATCCGTTCTCTGCAGCACTCCGATTATATTATGCGTGAACATCCAGATAAATTCATCACAGATGATGATATTGAAGCGTTAAAAGATCAGGTCAAGAAACTGGTTATGCTTCCTGGAGAAGAAATTATCCATGTACTTCCACAAGAATATAAAGTGGATTCCGAAGGGGAAATTCAGGAACCTGTCGGAATGCACGGAAAGCGTTTAGAAGCTAACTTCCACGTAGTAGTTGGGCAAATGGGCAGCATCAGAAATATTGCAAGATGTGTTCGTGAAGCCGGATTAGAAATGGAAGCCCTTACTTTAGAACCATTAGCATCTTCTGAAGCTGTTCTTACCAAAGAAGAGAAAGAAGCGGGAGTTGCCATTGTAGACATCGGAGGGGGAACTACAGATATTGCCATCTTCAAAGACAATATCATCCGTCATACCTGCGTAATTCCCTACGGAGGCGGAATTATTACGGAAGATATTAAAGAAGGCTGCTCCATTATTGAAAAACATGCAGAACAATTGAAAGTAAAATTCGGTTCGGCTGTTCCAGAATTAGAAAAAGACAGTACTTTTGTAACAATTCCGGGTCTTCATGGGCGGCCAGATAAGGAAATCTCTTTAAAAACCCTTGCTCAGATCATCAATGCAAGAGTAGAAGAAGTTTTAGAAATGGTTAATACCGAGCTTAAAGCCTACGGAGCCTTTGAACAAAAGAAAAAACTGATTGCTGGAATCGTTCTGACAGGTGGTGGATCAAATCTTAAACACCTTAGACAGCTAGCCAATTATACCACTGGTTTTGACAGTAGAATCGGTTTTGCAAATGAATATATTGCTAACGATAAAAATCAGTACCTGAAAGGCCCTGAATTTGCTACGTCTATTGGGTTACTGATGGAAAGTTTGAAGATCAGAGATAAAAAACAGACTGTTGATGATATAGAAGAGGTTGTAAAAGAGCAAACTAAGCCTGAAACAGCCGCTGTACAAACAGAAACTGTTCAACCTGTTCAACATACCGCAACACCAGTTCAGGAACAGTTGGCTGCCGATCAAAAGCAGGAAAACAGAAAAGCGAAGTTGACCTTTGGGCAGTCGCTTATGGAAAAAGTAAAAAAATTCTTTGAAGAAGTAGAGTAA
- a CDS encoding endonuclease/exonuclease/phosphatase family protein, whose protein sequence is MKSNQILLFIHIAIAVLLLCTLGNAWVPPNILGNLNLLSLGFPYLISAHILLTLVWIFKKNKIAIAFALGTLLFYNPIRRWVNFVPKSDKEKTIRDIKVLTFNVKYGDYGWDKVKNYIKEQDPDIILVQEKDTNRALRQDLVKYPSVILKTKHKILRQAEIIEDNSRGNSFYADVDINGKIIRIVNVYLEPFRLQKTMFTKLDAMGIGNVSNLLSHMIPTFQAHEDQIKKIRKAIDFSPYPVILAGDFNSVPNSYEYYSLGKDLQDAFLTAGKGSASSFHDYKIPLRIDYIFSSKSIIPLSYKVDQSVKLSDHYPVIAEFLLN, encoded by the coding sequence ATGAAGTCGAATCAGATATTACTATTTATACATATCGCTATTGCTGTTTTACTGCTGTGCACATTGGGGAATGCATGGGTTCCGCCTAATATTTTAGGGAACCTTAATTTACTTTCTCTTGGTTTTCCCTATCTGATATCTGCGCATATCCTTCTTACTTTGGTATGGATTTTCAAAAAAAATAAAATTGCTATCGCTTTTGCACTTGGAACATTACTTTTTTACAACCCAATCAGAAGATGGGTGAATTTTGTTCCTAAATCAGATAAAGAAAAGACCATAAGAGATATCAAAGTTCTTACTTTTAATGTAAAATATGGTGATTACGGATGGGATAAGGTGAAAAACTATATCAAAGAGCAAGATCCGGACATTATTCTGGTACAGGAAAAAGACACTAATCGTGCTTTAAGACAAGATCTTGTAAAATACCCTTCTGTAATCCTAAAAACAAAGCATAAAATTCTAAGACAGGCAGAGATCATAGAAGATAATTCAAGAGGAAACTCTTTCTATGCAGATGTTGACATCAATGGAAAGATTATCAGAATTGTCAATGTGTACCTGGAGCCTTTCAGACTTCAGAAAACAATGTTTACAAAGCTTGATGCTATGGGAATTGGAAATGTATCTAATCTTCTTTCTCATATGATTCCTACTTTTCAGGCTCATGAAGATCAGATTAAAAAGATCAGAAAAGCTATTGACTTTTCTCCTTATCCGGTAATTTTAGCCGGTGATTTTAATTCGGTCCCGAATTCATATGAATATTATAGCCTGGGAAAGGATCTTCAGGATGCCTTTTTAACGGCAGGAAAGGGAAGTGCTTCCAGTTTTCATGATTATAAGATTCCTTTAAGAATTGATTATATTTTCAGTTCAAAATCCATCATTCCACTAAGCTATAAAGTAGATCAGTCTGTGAAATTATCGGATCACTATCCTGTAATTGCAGAATTTCTGCTAAATTAG
- a CDS encoding cell division protein FtsQ/DivIB translates to MKNKYRILKIVITVIILGLLLSFSLKRFGGQKITDNKISVKMNEKTPVYFVDEKDIREIVRKENPSGKVGDLNIPALEKKINALPAVDSANVYLNLNGKLNLDIKQRVPIFRLNKDGKDFYVDEKGIEFPISRTYSHPCMLVTGNVQSDEYEKLAELVGKIDKDDFSKKFFIGISKSKDSYNLLTSEGNYRVEIGDLDNIDFKVKGFKTFVEKYLVYQDPQKYNMVSVKYQNQIVTTLNPHFKENDSILKAGKLEMAKAPALTAAAKKADAKPKIAEIKKTSSIPVKPKESTKPKTQVKKTEKKTTAPAQSKPKPKPKVKIE, encoded by the coding sequence ATGAAAAATAAGTACAGAATATTAAAAATTGTTATCACGGTAATCATCCTTGGATTGTTACTGAGTTTCTCATTGAAGAGATTCGGTGGACAAAAGATTACAGATAATAAGATTTCTGTAAAAATGAATGAAAAAACTCCGGTTTACTTTGTTGATGAAAAAGACATCAGGGAAATTGTAAGAAAGGAAAACCCATCAGGAAAAGTAGGAGATTTGAACATTCCGGCTCTGGAAAAAAAGATCAATGCACTTCCGGCTGTAGACAGTGCCAATGTCTATCTGAATTTAAATGGAAAATTGAATCTTGATATCAAACAGAGAGTTCCGATATTTAGACTTAATAAAGACGGAAAAGACTTTTATGTAGACGAAAAAGGAATTGAATTTCCTATTTCAAGAACCTATTCACATCCTTGTATGCTGGTAACAGGAAATGTACAGTCAGATGAATATGAAAAACTTGCAGAACTGGTTGGAAAAATTGATAAAGATGACTTCAGCAAGAAATTTTTTATTGGAATTTCAAAAAGCAAAGACAGCTATAATCTTCTGACCAGCGAAGGAAACTATAGAGTAGAAATTGGAGATCTTGATAATATTGATTTTAAAGTAAAAGGATTTAAAACCTTTGTGGAAAAATACCTGGTCTATCAGGATCCTCAAAAATACAACATGGTTTCTGTAAAATATCAGAACCAGATTGTAACCACTCTAAATCCTCACTTCAAGGAAAATGACAGTATCCTGAAGGCAGGCAAATTAGAAATGGCAAAAGCTCCTGCGCTTACCGCTGCGGCCAAAAAAGCAGATGCAAAGCCAAAGATTGCAGAAATAAAAAAAACAAGCTCAATCCCGGTAAAACCGAAAGAGAGCACAAAACCTAAAACGCAGGTAAAGAAAACAGAGAAAAAAACAACGGCCCCGGCACAGTCCAAGCCAAAGCCGAAACCAAAGGTGAAAATAGAATAA
- a CDS encoding BrxA/BrxB family bacilliredoxin encodes MYPTDLVMPMKAELTDKGFQDLTTPTQVEDALKQSGTTLLVINSVCGCAAGAARPGVVYSLTGDKKPDHLTTVFAGFDTEAVVEARKHLAPFPPSSPCVALFKDGELVHMLERHHIEGNPAGAIAANLQAAYDEYC; translated from the coding sequence ATGTATCCAACAGATTTAGTAATGCCTATGAAGGCTGAACTTACAGATAAAGGTTTCCAGGATTTAACAACACCTACTCAGGTAGAAGATGCTTTAAAACAATCCGGAACAACATTATTGGTCATTAACTCCGTATGTGGATGTGCTGCAGGTGCTGCAAGACCAGGAGTAGTGTACTCTTTAACTGGAGATAAAAAGCCAGATCATTTAACCACTGTATTTGCTGGTTTTGATACAGAGGCTGTAGTAGAAGCAAGAAAGCATCTTGCTCCATTCCCTCCAAGCTCTCCATGTGTAGCACTTTTCAAAGATGGAGAATTAGTTCATATGCTGGAAAGACACCATATTGAAGGAAATCCTGCAGGAGCAATTGCCGCAAACCTTCAGGCCGCTTATGATGAGTATTGCTAA
- a CDS encoding endonuclease/exonuclease/phosphatase family protein, giving the protein MKIFRLIVLILHIGILCLLLGSLLNAYVLPKIFPWFNLLSLGFPVLIILYIILTVFWVLSWKKRAFVFILVGLAFVNPVKRWVNFSSEKKESSSAIKIVSFNIKAGLMGRDEVLNYLRAQDADVILLQEDGGMEYPTLKGYNRTKSNGILTILTKYHLSNEKLIFSEDESMNLQSGLQADIEIKGKTYRFVDVYLYPFQFEKKMVKLDGNSEDNEQKVKGVVRKLIPTFKKHQDQVRKISETIENSPYPVIVAGDFNSVPNSYEYYHLSDGLEDAFMTAGKGSATSFHDYKFPIRIDYVFYSKSLKAISYAVDRSVSISDHYPVVSRISLNDK; this is encoded by the coding sequence GTGAAGATTTTCCGACTTATAGTACTGATCCTGCATATAGGAATCCTATGTCTATTGCTGGGTTCTCTATTGAATGCTTATGTCCTGCCTAAAATATTTCCGTGGTTTAATTTGCTGTCTTTAGGATTTCCTGTTCTTATTATCCTGTATATTATCTTAACCGTATTTTGGGTATTGAGCTGGAAAAAAAGAGCTTTTGTATTCATTTTGGTAGGATTAGCATTTGTTAATCCTGTAAAACGATGGGTTAATTTTTCCTCAGAGAAAAAAGAAAGTTCCAGTGCTATAAAAATTGTATCTTTTAATATAAAAGCTGGGCTTATGGGTAGGGACGAGGTATTAAATTATCTCAGAGCTCAAGATGCGGATGTTATTCTCTTACAGGAAGATGGAGGGATGGAATATCCAACACTTAAAGGCTACAATAGAACCAAATCTAATGGAATTTTAACGATTCTGACGAAGTATCATTTATCCAACGAAAAATTAATTTTTTCTGAAGATGAAAGTATGAACTTACAAAGTGGTCTTCAGGCAGATATTGAAATAAAAGGTAAGACGTATAGATTTGTAGACGTTTATCTTTATCCGTTTCAGTTTGAAAAAAAGATGGTTAAACTTGATGGAAATTCCGAAGATAATGAACAGAAAGTAAAGGGCGTTGTAAGAAAGCTTATTCCCACCTTTAAAAAACATCAGGATCAGGTAAGAAAAATTAGTGAAACGATAGAAAATTCACCATATCCGGTGATTGTTGCAGGAGACTTCAACTCTGTTCCTAATTCTTATGAGTACTATCACTTGTCAGACGGTCTTGAAGATGCATTTATGACAGCAGGAAAGGGGAGCGCAACCAGCTTTCATGATTATAAATTTCCGATCCGGATAGACTATGTTTTTTATTCAAAATCGTTGAAGGCTATTTCCTATGCTGTTGACCGTTCTGTCAGTATTTCAGATCATTATCCAGTTGTTTCGAGGATTTCTTTAAACGACAAATAA
- a CDS encoding GH3 auxin-responsive promoter family protein: MATKALFNTVVNWFIRQRIDQIQNFMDHPIETQKGILFSQLFHAEDTEYGKQYGFNSISSYQDFKNKVPIVTYEEMEPYIEKARQGQKDVSWPGLIKHFAKSSGTTNAKSKFIPISAESLEYCHMKAGKDMVSIYANNHPENQLFNYKNLRLGGSSELYADFNTKFGDLSAILIDNLPFWVEITTTPSKKVSLMGEWESKLRAITSEVKNEDVGSILGVPSWMLVLLQRVLNETSIDNISELWPNLEVFFHGGISFKPYREQYRKIIGKNINYYEIYNASEGFFGIQDRSNSDEMLLMLDYGIFYEFIPMDQFHFSNPKVVSLEDVEIGKNYAMVITTNGGLWRYLIGDTVVFTSINPFRIKITGRTKHYINAFGEELMITNVESALSTACELTGAQITDFTGAPVFMKENEGGAHEWIFEFSQYPDNLDSFIDAFDQHLKKINSDYEAKRYNNMTLRRPIVHIAKDNLFYHWLESRGKLGGQNKVPRLSNDREYIDPLLELNNK, encoded by the coding sequence ATGGCAACCAAGGCACTTTTTAACACCGTAGTCAACTGGTTCATCCGTCAAAGGATAGACCAGATACAGAATTTCATGGATCATCCAATTGAAACGCAGAAGGGTATATTGTTTTCCCAACTGTTTCATGCGGAAGATACGGAATATGGAAAGCAGTACGGGTTTAATTCTATCTCAAGCTATCAGGACTTTAAAAATAAAGTTCCTATTGTTACCTATGAAGAAATGGAGCCTTATATTGAAAAAGCAAGACAAGGCCAAAAAGACGTAAGCTGGCCAGGGCTGATTAAGCATTTTGCTAAATCCTCCGGAACAACGAATGCTAAAAGCAAATTTATCCCTATCTCTGCAGAAAGCCTTGAATATTGTCATATGAAGGCAGGAAAGGATATGGTTTCCATTTACGCCAACAATCATCCGGAAAACCAGCTTTTTAATTATAAAAATTTACGTTTAGGCGGAAGTTCTGAGCTATATGCAGATTTTAATACAAAATTTGGAGACTTGTCAGCGATTTTAATTGACAACCTTCCGTTCTGGGTAGAGATTACAACAACCCCAAGTAAGAAGGTATCTTTGATGGGCGAATGGGAAAGCAAGCTTAGGGCGATTACCTCTGAAGTAAAAAACGAAGATGTAGGAAGCATCCTTGGAGTACCAAGCTGGATGTTGGTTCTTCTTCAAAGAGTATTGAACGAGACCAGTATAGATAATATTTCAGAGCTGTGGCCTAATTTAGAGGTGTTTTTTCACGGTGGAATCAGTTTTAAGCCCTACAGGGAGCAATACCGCAAGATCATCGGAAAAAACATCAATTACTACGAAATATACAATGCTTCGGAGGGATTCTTTGGAATACAGGACAGATCCAACAGTGATGAAATGCTTCTGATGCTTGATTATGGTATATTCTATGAATTTATTCCTATGGATCAGTTCCACTTTTCCAATCCAAAAGTTGTAAGTCTGGAAGATGTGGAAATCGGGAAAAACTATGCTATGGTGATCACTACCAATGGCGGATTGTGGAGATATTTGATTGGTGATACGGTTGTATTTACTTCTATCAATCCATTCAGAATAAAAATAACAGGAAGAACGAAGCATTATATCAATGCTTTTGGAGAAGAATTAATGATTACCAATGTAGAATCTGCATTATCCACAGCATGTGAGCTAACAGGGGCTCAGATTACAGATTTCACAGGGGCTCCGGTTTTTATGAAAGAAAATGAAGGAGGTGCCCATGAATGGATCTTTGAATTCAGCCAATATCCTGATAACCTGGATAGCTTCATTGATGCTTTTGACCAACATTTGAAAAAAATTAACTCGGATTATGAAGCGAAAAGATACAATAATATGACATTGAGACGACCTATTGTTCATATTGCAAAGGACAACTTATTCTATCATTGGCTGGAATCCAGAGGAAAACTTGGTGGACAAAATAAAGTTCCAAGATTGAGTAACGACCGGGAATATATAGATCCATTATTAGAACTTAATAATAAATAG
- a CDS encoding GatB/YqeY domain-containing protein: protein MSLENTISEAIKTAMREKDRVALDSLRAVKSQILLLQTEARGAEVSVEQEIAILQRMIKQRKDSFEQFAAQGRQDLADVEEAQMKVIEKFLPKQLSSEELETEIKNIISETGAESIKDLGKVMGAASKALAGKSDGKSISEMAKKLLS from the coding sequence ATGAGTTTAGAAAATACAATAAGTGAAGCAATAAAAACAGCCATGAGAGAGAAAGACAGAGTTGCTCTGGATTCCCTTCGTGCTGTAAAATCTCAAATTCTTCTTTTGCAAACAGAAGCTAGAGGTGCTGAAGTTTCCGTAGAACAGGAAATAGCTATTCTTCAGAGAATGATTAAGCAACGTAAAGATTCTTTTGAGCAGTTTGCTGCCCAGGGAAGACAGGATCTTGCTGACGTAGAAGAAGCTCAGATGAAAGTCATTGAAAAGTTTTTGCCGAAACAGCTTTCTTCAGAAGAATTAGAAACAGAAATTAAGAACATTATTTCAGAAACCGGAGCTGAATCTATTAAGGATTTAGGGAAGGTTATGGGAGCCGCTTCAAAAGCATTAGCCGGAAAATCAGATGGAAAAAGTATTTCTGAGATGGCTAAAAAGCTTCTTTCCTAA
- the ftsZ gene encoding cell division protein FtsZ, translating into MENIGTQGFSFDLPKGNSSIIKVIGVGGGGNNALKHMYEKGIHGVDFVICNTDAQTLDNNPVANKVQLGTTITEGLGAGADPEVGEKSAIESIEDIKAAMGQNTKMVFITAGMGGGTGTGAAPVIAKVAKDMGILTVGIVTVPFSFEGKRRLEQAENGLDKLKNNVDSLIVINNDKLRQQFGNLGFKQGFSKADEVLANAAKGMAEVITGYFDVNIDFRDAKSVLQNSGTALMSTGSASGENKAEEAVRKALDSPLLNDNKITGAKNVLLLIRSGAEEVTMDEIGIIMDHIQKEAGNTADIIFGVGADEELGDAVSVLVIATGFSNDNKKFSGPTEKIRISLNDNLETPKSSPFKTREERDSATEATHDFGRKNLFRLDDEDHDTPFNATSTEKKMIIEEEEIRTEIKFFDKEESTINTPEQGWRNEDEQEEYSLLSIEEEEDPNDLEIQSFSFDFDNKKEDPTSGNVFNNSSSQEKPVEFNFFVNEPVRNEPKSDYGQPKAEFNAPASAVAEPAQKMETFYQKEEPKVETRPAFENKTEIEAPKTEESEFTFVNKTIDQDKIIERRNKLKEFNSRYQSFDSTSEFESIPAFKRKNISIDGTNASDQNINTYMSDNNGSMQIRENRFLNKDVD; encoded by the coding sequence ATGGAAAATATAGGTACACAAGGATTTTCATTTGACCTACCAAAAGGAAATTCATCCATCATAAAAGTAATCGGTGTAGGAGGTGGAGGAAACAATGCTCTAAAGCACATGTATGAAAAAGGAATCCACGGGGTTGACTTCGTGATTTGTAATACAGATGCTCAGACCCTTGATAATAACCCTGTTGCTAATAAAGTTCAATTAGGAACTACTATTACTGAAGGTTTAGGAGCAGGGGCTGACCCTGAGGTAGGAGAAAAATCAGCCATCGAAAGTATTGAAGATATTAAGGCTGCCATGGGACAAAACACTAAAATGGTATTCATCACTGCCGGAATGGGAGGTGGTACAGGTACCGGAGCCGCTCCTGTCATTGCTAAAGTAGCAAAAGATATGGGAATCTTAACCGTAGGTATTGTTACCGTACCTTTCAGCTTCGAAGGAAAAAGAAGGTTGGAACAGGCTGAAAACGGACTTGATAAATTAAAAAATAATGTTGATTCACTAATTGTCATCAACAACGATAAATTGAGACAGCAATTTGGAAACCTTGGATTTAAACAGGGATTCTCCAAAGCTGATGAAGTATTAGCCAATGCTGCAAAAGGTATGGCAGAAGTTATTACCGGTTATTTTGATGTAAACATTGACTTTAGAGATGCTAAATCTGTACTTCAAAACTCAGGAACTGCACTGATGTCTACAGGTTCTGCTTCAGGTGAAAATAAAGCTGAAGAAGCCGTAAGAAAGGCATTGGATTCTCCACTATTGAATGACAATAAAATTACGGGTGCTAAAAACGTACTATTGTTGATCAGAAGTGGTGCAGAAGAAGTTACTATGGACGAAATCGGTATCATTATGGATCATATCCAGAAAGAGGCAGGAAATACTGCTGATATTATTTTCGGGGTAGGTGCTGATGAAGAATTAGGAGATGCTGTAAGTGTACTAGTTATCGCTACCGGATTCTCTAATGACAATAAGAAATTCTCAGGCCCTACAGAAAAGATCAGAATCAGTCTTAATGACAATTTAGAGACACCAAAATCTTCTCCCTTTAAAACAAGAGAAGAAAGAGATTCTGCCACTGAAGCAACACATGATTTTGGTAGAAAAAATCTTTTCAGATTGGATGATGAAGACCATGACACTCCTTTTAATGCGACTTCTACCGAAAAGAAAATGATTATTGAAGAAGAAGAGATCAGAACAGAAATAAAATTCTTTGATAAAGAAGAAAGCACGATCAACACACCTGAACAGGGATGGAGAAATGAAGATGAGCAGGAAGAATATAGCTTACTTTCTATTGAAGAAGAAGAAGATCCAAATGATTTGGAAATTCAATCATTCTCATTCGATTTCGACAATAAAAAGGAAGATCCAACATCTGGTAATGTATTCAACAACTCTTCTTCACAAGAGAAACCGGTTGAATTCAACTTCTTCGTTAATGAGCCTGTCAGAAATGAACCTAAATCAGATTATGGACAGCCTAAGGCAGAATTTAATGCTCCAGCAAGTGCTGTAGCAGAACCTGCTCAGAAAATGGAAACCTTCTATCAAAAAGAAGAACCAAAAGTTGAAACAAGACCTGCTTTCGAAAATAAAACAGAAATTGAAGCTCCAAAAACAGAAGAATCTGAATTCACTTTCGTGAACAAAACGATCGACCAAGACAAAATAATTGAAAGAAGAAATAAATTAAAAGAATTCAATTCCCGTTATCAAAGCTTTGACAGCACAAGTGAATTCGAATCTATTCCTGCTTTCAAGAGAAAAAACATCTCTATTGATGGCACCAATGCTTCAGACCAAAATATCAACACGTATATGTCTGACAACAATGGTTCTATGCAGATCAGAGAAAACAGATTTTTAAATAAAGACGTAGACTAA